From one Thermus neutrinimicus genomic stretch:
- the hemE gene encoding uroporphyrinogen decarboxylase: MKGVNDLILQAARGRPTSRPPVWFMRQAGRYQKEYQEIRRRYTLPEIVQNPEVCAQVTLLPVRQLGVDAAILFADITTPLYGMGVELDLVEGKGPVIHRPIRDPKGVEALRPLEPEAAVPFVLETIRLLKRELKVPLIGFAGAPFTLASYLIEGGPSRHFKEVKAFMYREEALWHRLLEKLTQAMARYLKAQAEAGADLLQVFDSWVGALSPADYRRYVKPHMARLFQELRPLGVPVIHFGVGTMGLLKEMQEAGGEVIGLDHHTPLPWAREVLGETPVQGNLDPVVLFAPKEVIRREVERILGENARRPGHIFNLGHGILPGTPVEHVRYVVELLKEKEEEA, from the coding sequence ATGAAGGGCGTGAACGACCTCATCCTCCAGGCGGCCCGGGGCAGGCCCACCTCGAGGCCCCCCGTCTGGTTCATGCGGCAGGCGGGGCGCTACCAAAAGGAGTACCAGGAGATCAGGCGGCGCTACACCCTACCGGAGATCGTGCAAAACCCCGAGGTCTGCGCCCAGGTTACCCTCCTTCCGGTGAGGCAACTGGGGGTGGACGCCGCCATCCTCTTTGCGGACATCACCACCCCCCTCTATGGGATGGGGGTGGAGCTGGACCTGGTGGAAGGCAAAGGCCCCGTCATCCACCGGCCCATCCGGGATCCCAAGGGGGTGGAGGCCCTAAGGCCCCTGGAGCCGGAAGCGGCGGTGCCCTTCGTCCTGGAGACCATCCGCCTGCTGAAAAGGGAGCTTAAGGTGCCCCTCATCGGCTTTGCCGGGGCTCCTTTCACCCTGGCCAGCTACCTCATTGAGGGCGGGCCAAGCCGCCATTTCAAGGAGGTCAAGGCCTTCATGTACCGGGAGGAAGCCCTTTGGCACCGACTTCTGGAGAAGCTCACCCAGGCCATGGCCCGCTACCTGAAGGCCCAGGCCGAGGCAGGGGCCGACCTCCTCCAGGTCTTTGACTCCTGGGTGGGGGCCCTTTCCCCTGCCGACTACCGCCGCTATGTGAAGCCCCACATGGCCAGGCTCTTCCAGGAGCTGAGGCCCCTGGGGGTGCCCGTGATCCACTTCGGGGTGGGGACCATGGGCCTTCTCAAGGAGATGCAGGAGGCCGGGGGGGAGGTGATCGGCCTGGACCACCACACCCCTCTTCCCTGGGCCCGGGAGGTGCTGGGGGAAACCCCCGTCCAGGGCAACCTGGACCCCGTGGTCCTCTTTGCCCCCAAGGAGGTGATCCGGCGGGAGGTGGAAAGGATCCTTGGGGAAAACGCCCGCCGGCCCGGGCACATCTTCAACCTGGGCCACGGGATCCTACCCGGCACCCCGGTGGAACACGTGCGCTATGTGGTAGAACTCCTCAAGGAAAAGGAGGAAGAGGCATGA
- the hemH gene encoding ferrochelatase, which translates to MNVLLMAYGTPYTPEEIEPYYTDIRRGRRPSEELLRELEERYDAIGKSPLNEITLAQAIRLQALLNLEAPSYPKRLLGPFGPRTPQGPARVYVGTKHWHPSIGEAIAAMHEDGVRRAVAIVAAPHYSLRSVAEYQEKVEAALKSLPEPMEMLWVESYEAHPGLIAAYARRLEEAIWRLKEPRKAAYIFTAHSIPLAAVERGDPYPRQVERTAELIAKRLALPRFSVAYQSAGRTPEPWLGPDVNEHLRALREEGFEEAVVQAVGFPADHLEVYYDLDLEAQATAREVGLRLVRARSLNADLDYIQVLKELVEAAWLK; encoded by the coding sequence ATGAACGTACTCCTCATGGCCTACGGAACCCCCTACACCCCGGAAGAGATCGAACCCTACTACACCGACATCCGCCGGGGAAGGCGCCCTTCGGAGGAACTTTTGCGGGAGCTGGAGGAGCGCTACGACGCCATCGGGAAAAGCCCCCTCAACGAGATCACCCTGGCCCAGGCCATCCGGCTCCAGGCGCTTCTGAACCTCGAGGCCCCCTCCTACCCCAAGCGCCTCCTGGGCCCCTTCGGCCCCCGCACCCCCCAGGGCCCGGCCCGGGTCTACGTGGGCACCAAGCACTGGCACCCCTCCATCGGGGAGGCCATCGCCGCCATGCACGAGGATGGGGTGAGGCGGGCGGTGGCCATCGTGGCAGCCCCCCACTACTCCCTAAGGAGCGTGGCGGAGTACCAGGAGAAGGTGGAGGCCGCCCTAAAGTCCCTCCCCGAGCCCATGGAGATGCTCTGGGTGGAAAGCTACGAGGCCCATCCTGGCCTGATCGCCGCCTACGCCAGGAGGCTGGAGGAGGCCATCTGGCGGCTCAAGGAGCCCAGGAAGGCCGCGTACATCTTCACCGCCCACTCCATCCCCCTTGCCGCCGTGGAACGGGGCGACCCCTATCCCCGCCAGGTGGAGAGGACGGCGGAACTCATCGCCAAAAGGCTTGCCCTGCCCCGCTTTAGCGTGGCCTACCAGTCCGCAGGCCGCACCCCTGAGCCCTGGCTTGGCCCCGACGTCAACGAGCACCTCAGGGCCTTAAGGGAGGAGGGCTTTGAGGAGGCGGTGGTGCAGGCGGTGGGCTTCCCCGCCGACCACCTGGAGGTCTATTACGACCTGGACCTCGAGGCCCAAGCCACCGCCCGCGAGGTGGGCTTGAGGCTTGTCCGGGCCCGGAGCCTCAACGCCGATCTGGACTACATCCAGGTGCTTAAGGAGCTGGTGGAGGCGGCGTGGCTCAAGTAG
- a CDS encoding sulfite exporter TauE/SafE family protein, with the protein MSLALLGALLIGLSLGLLGSGGSILTVPVLVYLLGEPPKQAIAESLLIVGGIALLGALPYALRGLVDWRNVLLFGLPGMAGTYLGAWLSRFVSGEVQLLTFALVMLLAAYFMARPSPLRTKAQGSRKPWKILLDGLAVGALTGFVGVGGGFLIVPALVLLGGLPMHLAIGTSLFIIALKSFAGFYKYLHLLPELGLAVNYGVALLFVGVGTLGSFLGGRLAVRLPQEGLRRGFALFLVVMGAFIVAQSLAQGH; encoded by the coding sequence ATGAGCCTGGCCCTTCTGGGCGCCCTCCTCATCGGGCTTTCCCTGGGTCTCTTGGGCTCGGGAGGGTCCATCCTCACGGTGCCCGTTCTCGTCTACCTCCTGGGGGAGCCTCCCAAGCAAGCCATCGCCGAAAGCCTCCTCATCGTGGGGGGGATCGCCCTCCTGGGAGCCTTGCCCTATGCCCTAAGGGGCCTGGTGGACTGGCGCAACGTGCTCCTCTTCGGCCTCCCAGGGATGGCGGGCACCTACCTGGGGGCTTGGCTCTCCCGCTTCGTTTCCGGGGAGGTGCAGCTTCTCACCTTCGCCCTGGTCATGCTTCTCGCCGCCTACTTCATGGCCCGGCCGAGCCCCCTGAGGACCAAGGCCCAAGGAAGCCGCAAGCCCTGGAAGATCCTCCTGGACGGGCTGGCGGTGGGGGCCCTCACCGGCTTTGTGGGGGTGGGTGGGGGCTTTCTCATCGTGCCCGCCCTGGTTCTCCTGGGGGGCCTTCCCATGCACCTGGCCATCGGCACCAGCCTCTTCATCATTGCCCTCAAGTCCTTTGCCGGCTTCTACAAGTACCTGCACCTTTTGCCCGAGCTGGGCCTGGCCGTGAACTATGGGGTGGCCCTCCTCTTCGTGGGGGTGGGGACCCTGGGAAGCTTCCTGGGCGGCCGGCTTGCCGTGCGGCTACCCCAGGAAGGCCTGAGGCGGGGCTTTGCCCTTTTCCTGGTGGTCATGGGAGCCTTCATCGTGGCCCAGAGCCTGGCCCAGGGGCATTAG
- a CDS encoding nitrilase-related carbon-nitrogen hydrolase, with translation MPFRTLLAIQAEAKPEHYRTEKAFRERVFSLLGPLEGTPSPRLAAFPELFGLPLLLHLEGDLRAGDLLKNPLLPWRRARRAYGIFREVMAEAARAFGTYLLSGTLLSPPYEEELARGRFARTPLFQNLALFFNPRGRLLAQVPKMELTPPERWLRRGTFGPHLVETRAGRVGILICLDGFFEKHLSRLDAQGAEILLQPSANPAPWERPWPWDRSRKEGEVWLACARERLRDRENLRLLLNPMLNGTILGLSFEGQSGVYAPGEALALAPAPRGDAALLLTL, from the coding sequence GTGCCCTTCCGCACCCTCTTGGCCATCCAAGCGGAGGCCAAGCCCGAGCATTACCGCACGGAAAAAGCCTTCCGGGAGCGGGTCTTCTCCCTGCTAGGCCCCCTCGAGGGCACCCCCTCCCCCCGCCTGGCCGCCTTCCCCGAGCTCTTCGGGCTTCCCCTCCTCCTGCACCTGGAAGGGGATCTCCGTGCCGGGGACCTTTTGAAAAACCCCCTTCTCCCCTGGAGGCGGGCCCGGCGGGCCTACGGGATTTTCCGGGAGGTGATGGCCGAGGCCGCCAGGGCCTTTGGCACCTACTTGCTCTCTGGCACCCTGCTCTCCCCACCCTATGAGGAGGAGCTAGCCCGGGGGCGGTTCGCCCGCACCCCCCTTTTTCAAAACCTGGCCCTCTTCTTTAACCCCAGGGGCCGCCTCCTGGCCCAGGTGCCCAAGATGGAACTCACACCCCCTGAGCGTTGGCTCAGGCGGGGCACCTTCGGCCCCCACCTGGTGGAAACCCGGGCGGGTAGGGTTGGCATACTAATCTGCTTGGACGGCTTCTTTGAGAAGCACCTGTCCCGGCTGGACGCCCAGGGGGCGGAAATCCTCCTGCAGCCCTCCGCCAACCCCGCCCCCTGGGAAAGGCCTTGGCCCTGGGATAGGTCCAGGAAAGAGGGCGAGGTGTGGCTGGCCTGCGCCAGGGAACGGCTAAGGGACCGGGAGAACCTAAGGCTTCTCCTTAACCCCATGCTGAACGGAACAATCCTGGGCCTAAGCTTTGAGGGGCAAAGCGGCGTCTACGCCCCTGGGGAGGCCCTGGCCTTGGCCCCTGCCCCCCGGGGGGATGCGGCCCTCCTCCTCACGCTATAG
- a CDS encoding peptidylprolyl isomerase: MRFPFPLLLSLGLSLSPWVQAQEDPVVAQVGPESITKGQFELRFGLFAKSALRQLGLPDSEETRALLAQYRAPYLEALAEERALLLLARRQGFWPLPDSVEARVAQLVRAFPEEEALQRALEGAGVPDLATYRTLLSEAMALEALEAHYRAQLKVSPAALKALWLLSPEYRHPTLYCARHILVPTLEAAKEVLARLAKGEAFAQVAQEVSQDPGSKEAGGDLGCEPEGTYIPTFEKALLALRPGEVSPPVGTEFGFHVILLERRVPPGRYPLEEVAEELAQGVKDKAWERLVRFLIRPYPIALFPERL, from the coding sequence ATGCGCTTCCCTTTTCCCCTCCTCCTATCCTTAGGCCTGAGCCTATCCCCTTGGGTCCAGGCCCAGGAAGACCCCGTGGTGGCCCAGGTGGGGCCAGAAAGCATCACCAAAGGCCAGTTTGAGCTCCGCTTTGGCCTCTTCGCCAAAAGCGCGCTGCGGCAGCTTGGCCTGCCCGACTCCGAGGAAACCCGGGCCCTCCTTGCCCAGTACCGGGCCCCTTACCTGGAGGCCCTGGCGGAGGAGCGGGCGCTACTTTTGCTGGCCAGGCGCCAGGGTTTCTGGCCCTTGCCCGATAGCGTGGAGGCCCGGGTGGCCCAGCTGGTGAGGGCCTTCCCCGAAGAGGAGGCCCTGCAGAGGGCCCTGGAGGGGGCAGGGGTGCCTGACCTGGCCACCTACCGCACCCTGCTTTCCGAGGCCATGGCCCTCGAGGCCCTGGAGGCCCATTACCGCGCGCAGCTTAAGGTTTCCCCGGCGGCCCTGAAGGCCCTTTGGCTCCTGTCCCCGGAGTACCGCCACCCCACCCTCTACTGCGCCCGGCACATCCTGGTGCCCACCCTCGAGGCGGCCAAGGAGGTCCTCGCCCGCCTGGCCAAGGGGGAGGCCTTTGCCCAGGTGGCCCAGGAGGTTTCCCAGGACCCTGGCTCCAAGGAGGCTGGGGGGGATCTGGGTTGCGAGCCAGAGGGCACCTACATCCCCACCTTTGAAAAGGCCCTGCTGGCCCTGAGGCCCGGGGAGGTTTCCCCTCCCGTGGGGACGGAGTTTGGCTTCCACGTGATCCTCTTGGAAAGGCGGGTACCCCCGGGCCGCTACCCCTTGGAGGAGGTGGCGGAGGAGCTGGCCCAAGGGGTGAAGGACAAGGCCTGGGAAAGGCTGGTCAGGTTCCTGATCCGCCCCTATCCCATAGCCCTTTTCCCCGAGCGCCTATAG
- a CDS encoding sensor domain-containing diguanylate cyclase: MPLPYPVIALGSLLLGLLAGVLGYPDPYILPWFMILTASTASVYGLPLGLLAALLSTGLLLLFPGFHPMALAILLLSAWLAHAIGESLRKAHRRAKALAKSQRYLAEALEALPQAENRHALLQSLPERLAALGTGGHVGVWVPTGQGFRLLASVPPLELEEVPATGVLGRALREGQPVHVPDVRKEPGYIAAPHLKVLSELALPLWERGEVVAVLNLERPHPFAPEEVEGLVRFAQAVSLELDRLADLEERRLLAGLSERLHSARTLEEAGEKALHLLLQTLGLEAGTLWQAQGGRMKALAHHGVNEPSLLQVLEEGLPYGQGLAWKVYQTSSPLFTARYTEEPGAIPPLKALGWDTLAALPILTPGAPRSRWVLVVGERAKRLWRKAEIELLLMACRTLGLGLERLQEKARHEAVNRLFLEFLEKPPEELYPRVLEEAIRQVPGSETGSLLVWEDGAYRYKAAMGYDLEGLRAVAFLQEDQLLWYGLGPHKARQGEPRILSQEEKPIAEISHQTAPPEVIDTAGKALEIKANLCLPIPYKGEVLAYLNLDSLHDPKAFGQDSLEVARFFAAPLATLLHEVRARKLLEEAALTDPLTGLGNRRAFERFLQEELKRAERYGHPLSLAVLDLRGFKAVNDRLGHAVGDLALIRVAEVMERERRNGDRLFRWGGDEFAAIFPHTPKRGAVAAALRYAKAIQGLCFDGLCLGVNIGVASYPEDGTTQDELLSAADTRMYEAKARGQVMVG; encoded by the coding sequence ATGCCTCTGCCCTACCCCGTGATCGCCTTGGGCTCCCTCCTCCTGGGGCTCCTGGCAGGGGTTTTGGGCTATCCAGACCCCTACATCCTCCCCTGGTTCATGATCCTCACCGCCAGCACCGCCAGCGTGTACGGGCTTCCCTTGGGGTTGCTGGCGGCTTTGCTCTCCACCGGGCTTCTCCTCCTCTTTCCCGGCTTTCACCCCATGGCCCTGGCCATCCTCCTCCTTTCCGCCTGGCTGGCCCACGCTATCGGGGAAAGCCTGCGAAAGGCTCACCGCCGGGCCAAGGCCTTGGCCAAAAGCCAGCGCTACCTGGCCGAGGCCCTCGAGGCCCTGCCCCAAGCGGAAAACCGCCACGCCCTTTTACAAAGCCTCCCAGAACGCCTCGCCGCCCTGGGAACCGGGGGGCACGTGGGGGTCTGGGTTCCCACCGGCCAAGGTTTCCGCCTCCTGGCCAGCGTCCCTCCCTTGGAGCTGGAGGAAGTCCCGGCCACGGGGGTGCTGGGCCGGGCCCTCCGGGAAGGGCAACCCGTCCACGTGCCCGACGTGCGGAAGGAGCCAGGCTACATCGCCGCTCCCCACCTAAAGGTCCTCTCCGAGCTGGCCCTGCCCCTTTGGGAGCGAGGCGAGGTGGTGGCCGTGCTCAACCTGGAACGCCCCCATCCCTTCGCCCCGGAGGAGGTGGAGGGGCTCGTGCGCTTTGCCCAAGCGGTGAGCCTAGAGCTGGACCGGCTGGCCGACCTGGAGGAACGCCGCCTCCTGGCAGGGCTTTCCGAGCGCCTGCACAGCGCCCGCACCTTGGAGGAAGCCGGGGAGAAGGCCCTGCACCTCCTTTTGCAAACCCTAGGGTTAGAGGCGGGAACCCTCTGGCAGGCCCAAGGGGGGCGCATGAAGGCCCTCGCGCACCACGGGGTGAACGAGCCCAGCCTCCTCCAGGTGCTGGAGGAAGGCCTTCCCTACGGCCAAGGCCTGGCCTGGAAGGTGTACCAGACTTCAAGCCCCCTCTTCACCGCCCGTTACACCGAGGAACCCGGGGCCATACCCCCCCTGAAGGCCCTGGGTTGGGATACCCTGGCCGCCCTCCCCATCCTCACCCCCGGAGCCCCGAGGAGCCGGTGGGTGTTGGTGGTGGGAGAGAGGGCAAAGCGCCTTTGGCGCAAGGCGGAGATAGAGCTTCTCCTCATGGCTTGCCGCACCCTGGGCCTTGGCCTGGAGCGCTTACAGGAAAAGGCCCGGCACGAGGCGGTCAACCGTCTTTTCCTGGAGTTTTTGGAAAAACCTCCAGAGGAGTTGTACCCCCGCGTGCTGGAAGAGGCCATTCGCCAGGTACCCGGTTCGGAGACGGGAAGCCTGCTGGTGTGGGAGGATGGGGCCTACCGGTACAAGGCTGCCATGGGCTATGACCTGGAAGGCCTACGGGCGGTAGCCTTCCTCCAGGAGGACCAGCTCCTCTGGTACGGCCTAGGGCCCCACAAGGCCCGCCAGGGCGAGCCCCGCATCCTAAGCCAAGAGGAAAAGCCCATCGCGGAGATCAGCCACCAGACGGCTCCCCCAGAGGTGATCGACACCGCGGGCAAAGCTCTGGAGATTAAGGCCAACCTTTGCCTGCCCATCCCCTACAAGGGGGAGGTCCTGGCCTACCTAAACCTGGACAGCCTGCACGACCCTAAGGCCTTCGGCCAGGACTCCCTGGAAGTTGCCCGCTTCTTCGCTGCCCCCCTGGCCACCCTCCTCCACGAGGTGCGTGCCCGGAAGCTTTTGGAGGAGGCCGCCCTCACCGATCCCCTCACGGGGCTTGGAAACCGTCGGGCCTTTGAGCGCTTCCTCCAAGAAGAGCTCAAGCGGGCCGAGCGCTACGGCCATCCCCTTTCCCTGGCGGTCTTGGACCTAAGGGGCTTCAAGGCGGTGAACGACCGGCTTGGGCATGCCGTGGGGGACCTGGCCCTCATCAGGGTGGCCGAGGTTATGGAAAGGGAAAGGCGCAACGGCGACCGCCTCTTCCGCTGGGGCGGGGATGAGTTTGCCGCCATCTTCCCCCATACCCCAAAGAGGGGGGCCGTGGCGGCAGCCCTTCGCTACGCCAAGGCCATCCAGGGCCTCTGCTTTGACGGGCTCTGCTTGGGGGTGAATATCGGCGTGGCCAGCTACCCTGAGGACGGGACCACCCAGGACGAGCTCCTCTCTGCGGCCGATACCCGCATGTACGAGGCCAAGGCCCGGGGCCAGGTCATGGTGGGTTGA
- the hemG gene encoding protoporphyrinogen oxidase encodes MAQVAVVGGGWAGLSAALALKDSGVDLLLLEASLRLGGKVRTHQGEGFLVEGGPDASVRYKKEVLELAERFGLTPIGTLPAKPAALILRKGKAHPLPEGLLQIVPGDLKGLYRTSLLSLSGKLRALYDLILPRGSKEDESLKEFVERRLGPEVFAALVAPLAGGIYGGEPEELSMKAAFPQLLDLERKHRSLILGAMRARRARGSREGGSLFFSFQEGLSLLTRRLSEEVAEKTLLGTPVLALEPLGGRYRLHTPRGPLEAEAVVLATPAPVAAHLLRPFLPEATALLKGIPHTPAATVSLAFGEELPVEGHGLLVAKGEGYRARGFTWTHRKWPGRAPEGFSLVRAYFSGEVARLSEGELAKVALEDLRLFLGREVRPARTWVFRFPEGMPAYRVGHLERMERLEMSLVKAPGLFLAGNYLEGVGLPEVVRSGKRAAQRALAYLALAPTP; translated from the coding sequence GTGGCTCAAGTAGCCGTGGTGGGGGGAGGATGGGCGGGGCTTTCCGCCGCCTTGGCCCTAAAGGATTCTGGGGTGGACCTCCTCCTCCTGGAGGCCAGCCTGCGCCTGGGAGGGAAGGTGCGCACCCACCAGGGGGAGGGGTTTTTGGTGGAAGGGGGCCCGGACGCTAGCGTGCGCTACAAAAAGGAGGTCCTGGAGCTTGCCGAGCGCTTCGGCCTCACCCCCATCGGCACCCTGCCCGCCAAGCCCGCAGCCCTGATCCTGCGCAAGGGGAAAGCCCATCCCCTCCCCGAGGGGCTTTTGCAAATCGTCCCCGGGGATCTCAAGGGCCTCTACCGCACCTCCCTCCTCTCCTTATCCGGAAAGCTCAGGGCGCTGTACGACCTCATCCTCCCCCGGGGAAGCAAGGAGGACGAAAGCCTAAAGGAGTTCGTGGAACGGAGGCTGGGCCCCGAGGTCTTCGCCGCCCTGGTGGCGCCCCTGGCGGGGGGCATCTACGGGGGGGAACCGGAGGAGCTTTCCATGAAGGCCGCCTTCCCCCAGCTTCTGGATCTGGAAAGGAAGCACCGGAGCCTCATCCTGGGGGCCATGCGGGCCCGAAGGGCACGGGGTAGCCGGGAAGGGGGAAGCCTCTTCTTTTCCTTCCAGGAAGGGCTTTCCCTCTTAACGCGGAGGCTTTCTGAGGAGGTGGCGGAAAAAACCCTCCTGGGCACACCGGTCCTGGCCCTCGAGCCCCTGGGGGGCCGGTACCGCCTTCACACCCCCAGGGGACCCCTGGAGGCGGAGGCGGTGGTCCTGGCCACCCCCGCCCCGGTGGCCGCCCACCTCCTAAGGCCCTTCCTTCCCGAGGCCACGGCCCTTCTCAAGGGCATTCCCCACACCCCGGCCGCCACGGTGAGCCTGGCCTTTGGGGAGGAGTTGCCCGTGGAAGGGCATGGGCTTCTGGTAGCCAAAGGGGAGGGATACCGGGCCAGGGGGTTTACCTGGACGCACCGGAAGTGGCCAGGAAGGGCCCCGGAAGGGTTCAGCCTGGTGCGCGCCTACTTCTCCGGGGAGGTGGCGCGGCTTTCGGAAGGGGAGCTGGCCAAGGTGGCCCTCGAGGACCTCCGCCTTTTCCTGGGCCGTGAAGTGCGCCCGGCACGCACCTGGGTCTTCCGCTTCCCCGAGGGCATGCCCGCCTACCGGGTGGGGCACCTGGAGCGCATGGAAAGGCTGGAGATGAGCCTTGTCAAGGCCCCGGGCCTCTTTCTGGCGGGGAACTACCTGGAGGGGGTGGGCCTGCCCGAGGTGGTGCGCTCGGGAAAGAGGGCGGCCCAAAGGGCTCTGGCTTACCTGGCCCTGGCCCCCACCCCCTAG
- a CDS encoding MBL fold metallo-hydrolase, protein MVFRQIYEEGLAQMSYLLGCAATGEALVVDPKRDVDTYLELAESLGLRITAIAETHIHADYLSGARELAKATGATLYLSDEGDENWKYKGLEGFSYVLLKDGDEFRVGNIRVKAVHTPGHTPEHISLLVGDGAVTDEPLLFLTGDFVFVGDIGRPDLLEEAAGIKGTALPGARRMFRSLKEKFLTLPDHVQVWPGHGAGSACGKALGALPATTVGYERRYAWWAEYLERDDEEGFVKALLAGQPEAPTYFKEMKRMNRDGMPVLGGIPHPGRLTKAQFDRYLREGAILVDTRDKFAFAGGHIPGSINIPAGKNFSTWAGWLLPYDRPLILLAHPSEVEALTRALIRIGLDEVVGYIPGLQGYADGELETVPQITAREAKALWERGEAVILDVRGRDEYLAGHIPGALNIHAGRVLAHLDKLPKDKPLVVHCVGGDRSSTAISALLSHGFKNALNLTGGIKAWQEAGFPVAKGEELVGA, encoded by the coding sequence ATGGTATTCAGGCAGATCTACGAGGAGGGTTTGGCCCAGATGAGCTACCTCCTGGGGTGCGCGGCCACCGGGGAGGCCCTGGTGGTGGACCCCAAGCGGGATGTGGACACCTATCTGGAGCTGGCAGAAAGCCTGGGCTTACGCATCACCGCCATCGCCGAAACCCACATCCACGCGGACTACCTCTCGGGGGCCCGGGAGCTGGCCAAGGCCACCGGGGCCACCCTCTACCTTTCCGACGAGGGGGATGAAAACTGGAAGTACAAGGGCCTGGAAGGCTTCTCCTATGTCCTCCTTAAGGACGGGGATGAGTTCCGGGTGGGGAACATCCGCGTAAAGGCGGTGCACACCCCCGGGCACACCCCGGAGCACATTTCCCTCCTGGTGGGGGACGGGGCGGTGACGGACGAACCCCTTCTCTTCCTCACAGGCGACTTCGTCTTCGTGGGGGATATCGGCCGGCCGGACCTTCTGGAGGAAGCCGCCGGCATCAAGGGCACCGCCTTGCCCGGGGCCCGGCGCATGTTCCGAAGCCTCAAGGAGAAGTTCCTTACCCTTCCCGACCACGTCCAGGTCTGGCCGGGCCACGGGGCAGGCTCGGCCTGCGGCAAGGCCCTGGGGGCCCTTCCCGCCACCACCGTGGGCTACGAAAGGCGCTACGCCTGGTGGGCGGAGTACCTGGAAAGGGATGACGAGGAGGGCTTTGTAAAGGCGCTTCTTGCGGGCCAACCCGAAGCCCCCACCTACTTCAAGGAGATGAAACGGATGAACCGGGATGGCATGCCCGTCTTGGGAGGCATCCCCCACCCGGGCCGGCTCACCAAGGCCCAGTTTGACCGCTACCTGCGGGAGGGCGCCATCCTGGTGGACACCCGGGACAAGTTTGCCTTCGCCGGGGGACACATCCCGGGCTCCATCAACATCCCTGCGGGGAAAAACTTCTCCACCTGGGCGGGGTGGCTCCTCCCCTACGACCGGCCCCTGATCCTCCTGGCCCACCCCTCCGAGGTGGAGGCCCTGACCCGGGCCCTGATCCGCATTGGCCTGGACGAGGTGGTGGGGTACATCCCGGGCTTGCAGGGGTACGCGGACGGGGAGCTGGAAACCGTGCCCCAGATCACGGCCCGGGAGGCCAAGGCCCTGTGGGAGCGGGGCGAGGCGGTGATCCTGGACGTCCGGGGCCGGGACGAGTACCTGGCCGGGCACATCCCCGGGGCCTTGAACATCCATGCGGGGCGGGTTCTGGCCCATCTGGACAAGCTCCCCAAGGACAAGCCCCTCGTGGTCCACTGCGTGGGCGGGGATCGCTCCAGCACCGCCATCAGCGCCCTCTTGTCCCACGGATTCAAGAACGCCCTTAACCTCACCGGGGGAATCAAGGCCTGGCAGGAGGCAGGGTTTCCGGTGGCCAAAGGGGAAGAGCTGGTGGGCGCCTAA
- a CDS encoding rhodanese-like domain-containing protein codes for MYEAQVKDLSPEEAKKLYDQGVTFLDVREVEEYAQARIPGAGLLPLSEFMARHGEIPKDKPVVLYCRTGNRSWQAAAWLTAQGYGNIYNLEGGIVRWYRAGLPVDTSPVEVGYTATPYQEVGPHEAEKLLGEALVVDVREPWEYVEGHVPGAVNIPLSSLPQRLNELPKDRPILLVCNSGNRSGVAADYLVGQGFPGERVYNLEGGTYAWMGAGLPVER; via the coding sequence ATGTACGAAGCCCAGGTTAAAGACCTTAGCCCTGAGGAGGCCAAGAAGCTTTACGACCAAGGCGTCACCTTCCTCGACGTGCGGGAGGTGGAGGAGTACGCCCAGGCCCGCATTCCCGGGGCGGGCCTTCTTCCCCTCTCCGAGTTCATGGCCCGCCACGGGGAGATCCCCAAGGACAAACCCGTGGTCCTCTACTGCCGCACGGGAAACCGTTCCTGGCAAGCGGCCGCCTGGCTCACCGCCCAGGGCTACGGGAACATCTACAACCTCGAGGGGGGTATCGTCCGCTGGTACCGGGCAGGGCTTCCCGTGGACACCAGCCCGGTGGAGGTGGGCTACACCGCCACCCCATACCAGGAGGTGGGCCCCCACGAGGCGGAAAAGCTCCTAGGGGAAGCCTTGGTGGTGGACGTGCGGGAGCCCTGGGAGTACGTGGAAGGGCACGTGCCCGGGGCGGTGAATATCCCCCTTTCCTCCTTGCCCCAACGGCTTAACGAGCTGCCCAAGGACCGGCCTATCCTCCTGGTGTGCAACTCCGGCAACCGCTCGGGGGTAGCGGCGGACTACCTGGTTGGCCAGGGCTTCCCTGGGGAACGGGTGTACAACCTCGAGGGGGGCACCTACGCCTGGATGGGAGCGGGCCTTCCGGTGGAGCGATGA